From the Atribacteraceae bacterium genome, the window GGTATGGGCGGACCATCCTCATTGATCATGGATCGGACGTGATCACTATGTATGCCCACCTCGACGAAATACGGGTGAACCCGGGCGATATGGTCAGCGGAGGCGGAGTGATCGGAACGGTGGGAGACACAGGTTTAGCTGAGCAGCCGATGGTCCATTTCGAGGTGAGAGTGGGGACAGATGCCCGGGAAGAGAACCCCATGCTCTGGCTGCAACAATGACTCTGGGTGTTTGACGATGGGGAGACTGGATAATGCCTGGAAAGAATGTGGTAAGATATATTTCCCGGCTGGTCGACGGCACGGGCGTTGACGGAGTGAAGAATGTGAACACAAAACGAGTGGCCATATGGATGACCTTTACTATTTTGCTGGCGTTTCTGTTCGGTTGGAGCACGGTCAAGGCCAACCGGGATGATATCGACGTGCGGAGGTTGTTTGACGACCTTTACTGGCAGCCTTTGCTGGAAACCATCCATCTTTTAGAGAACGAACATTACAACTTTTCCACCTCGGACCGGGAAGCCATGGTCGAAGAGGCTATCCGGGGGATTTTGCAAGAAATTGACGACCCGTATGCCCGGTATCTTGACCCGGAAGATTATCGGATCGAGCAGGAAGATCGCATCGATGGTGAATTTTCCGGGTTGGGGGTGGTTATTACCATGCAGGAAGACCGACTGACGGTCATCTCTCCCTACATGGGTTCACCCGCCTTTCAGGCTGGCGTGCGGGCCGGTGATGTGATCCTGTCCATTGATGGAATTTCGACCGAAGGTATGGCCATGGATGAGGCGGTGAGGCGGCTACGCGGTCCGGTAGGGACGCAGGTGGTCCTGGAGATTGAGCGGGAAGGCCTGGATGGCGTCTATGCCACTACCGTGATTCGAGACATCATTCGGATCAAGAGTGTGGAGTTCGAGTTGATCGAGGAAGGGATCGGCCTATTGCGGCTGAATCAGTTCCACGGAAAAACAGACAGCGAACTTCGGGAAGCCTTGGAAGCTCTGAAGCGACTCGAGGTTCGGGGTTTGATTCTCGATTTGCGGAATAATCCGGGAGGGCTTCTGACGACCGCCATTCAGAGTACCGGCCTCTTCGTTCCGAGAGATGGCCCGCTATTGATCATACAGGACAACACTGGAAGACGGGATGTCCTCCGTAACTTTAACCCCAGAGTCTGGGACGCTCCCATAGTGATCCTGATCAACGAAGGCACGGCAAGCGGGGCCGAAATTATGGCTGGTGCGCTCCGGGTAAACCTGTATACGGAAATTATCGGAGAAAAATCGTTTGGCAAGGGTGTTGTTCAACAGATATTTCCTCTGTCGCACGGTGGCGGTATTTTATTTACCGTGTCCGAGTTTTTCCTGCCTGATGGAACCAAGATAAAAGAACGGGGTATCGAGCCTGATGTAGTCGTTGAGGACGATGAAGAACAGATGGAAACCGCCTTACGGGAAATACAGAGGATGTTGAATGAAGTGGCCATGGTCAGGTAAGGCAGTTTTTTGGTTTATCGTCGTCTCTCTCATCGCTGTTTCACTGACTCTCATCAATGAGGTGACCAGGGAGAACCCAGTACGTAACCGTTATATCGCGTTTGCCCGGATGGCACCCTCTGAGCAGGAGAAATGGCTAGCTCTTTTTATCCTTCAGGAAATCCAGGAATTGCTCCCCAGCCTTGTGATGCAAACTGTGGATTTGCCGGGTACTGTCTATGAGGCTCTGGAAGTTCAGGTTGAGATCAGGAAAAATGAAGAGCGGGATATCCTCGCTCAAAGGATGCAACTCATTTTTTCCATTCTGTCGCAATTCGGATATTATGGAGAGCGTAGGGCCGAAAGCGACGGAGACCGTTACTATATTTTCCGGGATCTAAAGCCCTGGTTTGTCCTCGATGTCTTGCTCATCACCCGCTACCAAGTGGCTCTGGTGATCGATGATTTCGGATACTCCCTGGAAAAAGCTGAGCGGTTTGCGGCCCTTCCCCATAAACTGACCATGGCGATTTTACCCCATCTTCCACTCAGTCCGGTCATTGCCCGTCGGGCCAGGGAAGTCGGAAGAGAAGTCATAATCCACTTTCCCATGGAAGCTGTTGACCCAGCCCAGAATGAGCGGGAACCTTTTTTGCTCCGTACCGGGACTGACATCGCAACCATCCGTAGGATGCTCATCGAATCCCGGGAAGGAGTGCCTTATGCAGTAGGCCTGAACAATCATAAGGGATCCCGGGCTACCTCCGACCGTACTACGATGGAGAAGTTCATGCGGGTTTTAAGAGAAAAGAACCTCTATTTTCTGGACAGCCTGACCTCTGTTTCTTCGCTGGCCTATTCCCAAGCCAACGTTGCAGGCATAACCAGTTACCGGAGGGATGTCTTCCTGGACGGAGAAGATTCCCGGGAATACGTGCTTGACAGGTTGCATGAAACAGTGGCTCTGGCCCGCCGGCAGGGCTATGCCGTGGCGATCGGCCATCCGAGGGATGAGACATATCAAGCCCTGACTGAGTTCTTTAACAGTTTTAATGATCCGGATATTGAATTTCTCTATCTTTCCGAAATCCGCAGGTAGCAGATCTTTGCATGGTTTGGAAATGGAGTGAGGGAGCATGAACTTTATTAATGACCATAGATGTTTTCTTTGGGGGACCCGCAACCCGCAGGGCATAAAGTTTGATTTTGCTGCAAAAACTCATTTCAGCAAGACCCCGTTGCCATCAGCCCCGCCTCATCTGGCATTTTCCCGCACGCATCAGACCACGTCTGGTTGCAGTGCTGCTGAAAAGGCCGTCCTTGGCCTTTTTACTGCGAAAACGCGGTGATTTCGGCGGCTGATTCAGGCAGCTCAGGCCCAGGCTTCCTTCGTTCTTTTGCAGCAAAATTACTTATTGCAGTAGAATCAAACTTACATTTTCCCAGGACGGAGTGAATACCTGTCTCGCGGGAATAGTCCCTTGGCATTTCCAGGGATTGCAAGGGGTGGTGTACGGTGGCATCGTTTCTGCGCTGCTTGACGAAGCCGTGTCTCACAGTATTAAGGCCGCCGGCGAGATGGCGGTCACCGGAACTCTCGAAGTCCGTTTTCTTAAGCCTTGTCGGACGGAAATACCGCTTCGGGCGTGCGCGAGGATTACCCGAAAAAAAGAAAAGACCATTGAGACCGCCGGAGAATTGATCCAGGACCAAGCGATCGTGGCGGAAGGAAAAGCTGTATTTGTGAAGAGCAGTTGTGAAGTGAAGGATAGTGGGACGTAATAAATAAGGTAAAAGTAAAGGGTTTTTCAAATTATGAATTTAGCCTGAAGGAGTGAGTTGTTTGGCTGACAAGGTACGGGTCCGGTTCGCACCCAGTCCTACCGGTTTTCTCCACCTGGGGGGAGCGAGGACGTCTTTGTTTAACTGGGTTTTTGCCAGAAAAAGCAACGGGACTTTTATCCTCAGGATTGAAGACACCGACGCGGCGCGTTCGAATGAAGAGTCCGTACGGGCGATACTCGAAGGATTAAGTTGGCTGGGCCTATGCTGGGACGAAGGACCGGTAGTTAGCGGGCCGCACGAACCATACTTTCAAAGCGAACGGCGACCGATCTACCATCAGTACGCCCGGCGCCTTTTGCAAAAAAGATTGGCCTATCAATGCTACTGCTCGCCGGAAGAGCTTGCCCAGCGCAAGGAAGAGAGCTTGGCTCACGGTGACAACTGGCGCTATGATCGACGCTGCCTTTCATTGGCCGAAGAAAACCGCGAAGTCTTGGCCAGGGATCGGAAGCCGGTCCTCCGCTTTTTGGTTCCGGATGGAGAGACGTCACTGGTCGATATGCTTCGTGGGACGGTGACGTTTCAAAATACCGAGCTCGACGATTTCGTGATCGAAAAATCTGACGGGTTTCCTACGTATAATTTTGCCTGTGTGGTGGATGACGTCCTCATGGGAATAACCCATGTTATCCGGGGCGACGATCACTTGTCCAATACGCCCAGGCAGG encodes:
- a CDS encoding S41 family peptidase → MPGKNVVRYISRLVDGTGVDGVKNVNTKRVAIWMTFTILLAFLFGWSTVKANRDDIDVRRLFDDLYWQPLLETIHLLENEHYNFSTSDREAMVEEAIRGILQEIDDPYARYLDPEDYRIEQEDRIDGEFSGLGVVITMQEDRLTVISPYMGSPAFQAGVRAGDVILSIDGISTEGMAMDEAVRRLRGPVGTQVVLEIEREGLDGVYATTVIRDIIRIKSVEFELIEEGIGLLRLNQFHGKTDSELREALEALKRLEVRGLILDLRNNPGGLLTTAIQSTGLFVPRDGPLLIIQDNTGRRDVLRNFNPRVWDAPIVILINEGTASGAEIMAGALRVNLYTEIIGEKSFGKGVVQQIFPLSHGGGILFTVSEFFLPDGTKIKERGIEPDVVVEDDEEQMETALREIQRMLNEVAMVR
- a CDS encoding PaaI family thioesterase, with protein sequence MNTCLAGIVPWHFQGLQGVVYGGIVSALLDEAVSHSIKAAGEMAVTGTLEVRFLKPCRTEIPLRACARITRKKEKTIETAGELIQDQAIVAEGKAVFVKSSCEVKDSGT
- a CDS encoding divergent polysaccharide deacetylase family protein, translated to MKWPWSGKAVFWFIVVSLIAVSLTLINEVTRENPVRNRYIAFARMAPSEQEKWLALFILQEIQELLPSLVMQTVDLPGTVYEALEVQVEIRKNEERDILAQRMQLIFSILSQFGYYGERRAESDGDRYYIFRDLKPWFVLDVLLITRYQVALVIDDFGYSLEKAERFAALPHKLTMAILPHLPLSPVIARRAREVGREVIIHFPMEAVDPAQNEREPFLLRTGTDIATIRRMLIESREGVPYAVGLNNHKGSRATSDRTTMEKFMRVLREKNLYFLDSLTSVSSLAYSQANVAGITSYRRDVFLDGEDSREYVLDRLHETVALARRQGYAVAIGHPRDETYQALTEFFNSFNDPDIEFLYLSEIRR